A window of the Brassica oleracea var. oleracea cultivar TO1000 chromosome C1, BOL, whole genome shotgun sequence genome harbors these coding sequences:
- the LOC106319565 gene encoding protein SNOWY COTYLEDON 3, with protein sequence MVPAIPQAATSTRKPPPDPHPSNNERRPRLKNVPSRYLSPSPSHSHSHSTSSITSSSSALLKTSKRYPSPLLSRATPSASNRINTPSSLTKRSQSVDRRRPSPAPVASTRTAMSAAAKMLITSTRSLSVSFQGEAFSLPISKKKETTATTTPVSHRKPTPERRRSPQVRDQRENSKPVDHHQQQLWPGASMRGSSVSKNVDCECDDIGKKKLGSMLQRSSRVSVDGRLGLDLGEGDGVLELRDERKTRVTSTSDFTASDSDSVSSGSTNGAQERGERRSLQRNVMASAKFWQETNTRLRRLQDPGGSPRCSSPSSRISSMSSKLSQSKRFSSDTPLVSSPRGMASPIRGGATRPASPSKVWATATSSQARALSSPCRVRNGVSEQMNAYNRNLPSILCFTADIRRGKIGEDRVMDAHLLRLLYNRHLQWRFANARADSTFMVQRLTAEKNLWNAWVSISELRHSVTLKRIRLLLLKHKLKLASILKEQMGYLEEWSLLDRDHSNSLLGATEALKASTLRLPIIGKAVVDILDLKHAVSSAVDVMHAMASSIFSLTSKVDEMNSVMAEMVNITAQETVLLEQCQGFLSIVAAMQVKDCSLKTHIMQLSRKLTSQL encoded by the exons ATGGTCCCTGCGATTCCTCAAGCAGCAACCTCCACCAGGAAACCACCTCCAGATCCGCACCCCAGCAACAATGAACGAAGACCTAGACTCAAAAATGTACCCTCGCGATACTTATCCCCTTCTCCTTCCCATTCTCATTCTCACTCCACCTCTTCTATCACATCTTCGTCGTCTGCATTACTCAAGACAAGTAAGCGATATCCTTCCCCTTTGCTCTCTCGCGCCACTCCTTCCGCTTCTAATCGGATCAACACGCCTTCCTCGCTAACCAAACGGTCTCAATCGGTAGACCGCCGCCGGCCATCGCCAGCTCCTGTCGCTAGCACTCGCACTGCAATGTCGGCGGCAGCGAAGATGCTCATCACTTCCACCAGGAGCTTATCTGTTTCCTTCCAAGGCGAGGCGTTTTCGCTCCCGATTAGCAAGAAGAAGGAGACTACTGCTACCACCACGCCGGTTTCCCACCGTAAACCTACCCCCGAGCGGCGGAGGTCGCCGCAGGTTCGAGATCAGAGGGAGAACTCAAAGCCGGTTGACCACCACCAGCAGCAGCTCTGGCCAGGCGCTTCCATGAGAGGAAGTTCAGTTTCTAAAAATGTGGATTGTGAGTGTGATGATATAGGGAAGAAGAAGCTTGGATCAATGTTGCAGCGGAGCTCTAGGGTTTCTGTTGATGGGAGATTAGGTTTAGATTTGGGAGAAGGTGATGGAGTTTTGGAATTGAGAGATGAGAGAAAGACAAGAGTCACAAGCACTAGTGACTTTACTGCTTCTGATTCTGATAGTGTTTCATCTGGTAGCACCAATGGTGCGCAGGAACGTGGTGAAAGGAGGAGCTTGCAACGTAACGTTATGGCTTCTGCTAAGTTCTGGCAAGAGACTAACACCCGATTAAGGAGGTTGCAAGATCCTGGCGGCTCACCTCGGTGCTCTAGCCCGAGTTCGAGGATAAGTAGTATGTCATCAAAGTTGAGTCAGTCTAAACGGTTCTCTAGTGATACTCCGTTGGTGTCATCTCCTCGTGGTATGGCTTCTCCGATAAGAGGTGGTGCTACTCGACCTGCTTCACCTAGTAAGGTTTGGGCGACAGCTACTTCATCTCAAGCTAGAGCACTTTCTAGTCCTTGTCGAGTGAGAAATGGAGTTTCTGAGCAAATGAACGCTTATAACCGCAACTTGCCTTCGATTCTTTGTTTCACTGCTGATATTAGGAGGGGGAAAATTGGGGAGGATCGGGTTATGGATGCCCACTTGTTGAGGCTTCTGTATAACCGTCATCTGCAGTGGAGGTTTGCCAATGCCAGGGCTGACTCCACTTTCATGGTGCAGAGACTGACTGCAGAG AAAAACCTGTGGAATGCATGGGTATCAATCTCGGAATTGCGCCATTCTGTCACTCTGAAACGGATCAGGTTGCTCTTGCTGAAGCATAAACTGAAACTAGCTTCCATCTTGAAGGAGCAG ATGGGTTACCTAGAAGAATGGTCTCTTCTAGACAGAGATCATTCGAATTCTTTGTTAGGAGCAACTGAAGCCTTGAAAGCCAGCACGCTTCGTCTTCCAATTATTGGAAAAGCTGTG GTTGATATTCTAGATCTTAAGCATGCTGTTAGTTCAGCTGTTGATGTGATGCATGCTATGGCGTCTTCCATATTCTCGCTGACATCGAAG GTGGATGAAATGAATTCAGTAATGGCGGAGATGGTGAATATCACTGCACAAGAAACGGTCTTGCTCGAACAATGTCAAGGATTCTTATCAATAGTAGCAGCTATGCAG GTTAAAGACTGTAGCTTGAAGACGCACATAATGCAACTAAGCCGGAAACTGACTTCACAACTGTAG